The genomic segment ATTAGCAGAAAACTCGGTTAGCTATACTGGTGCAGAGATTCGCAACATTGTTAAAGAAGCTGCGACTGAGGCATTTGCTAACGGGAGTCCTAGAATGGTAAGTTGCGATCGCTTGTTAGCTCTCTTGAATCGCAAACCTGCACAGTGGAGCAGTGACACCGAAGAACTCGCCGCCCTGCGTCAATGGGCGACATCAGGTGGAGCCGAACTCGCCGCACCTATTGAACAGCAAAGTAGAGTCATTTCTTCTAATAATAACGGTTATCTTGAGCGGGAAGTATCTTGGCAATAAACGCCAAAATTACTTGTTCTGATTAGTTTATCCAACTCTCATCAAAAAACTCTCAGCTTTCCACAAAAGTTGGGAGTTTTTATCGGGTAAAAATCATGAAAATTCGTCGTTACCGATTCAACCGAGCCACTGGCAAAATTTACCGAGTAAGCTATAGCAGTCTGATAGAAGTTCCCGACTATTTGGATGCAATTATTCTCCATGCTACTCCTTCAGTTTACGGCACGCCATATCAAAATCAGCCCGCTCAGGATTGGATTAGTTTGTGCTTCCTCGATCGCGAACTTTTTTGGAGTTTTGCTTTACTCAACAGTGGGCAATCTGATGCTTTACGACCTTTTCTTAATTACCAAAGACAGTACAATGATTTACTCAATTATTTCACTCGCATTACTTTAGTTCCACAACATTCCAGAAGTGGAAGACATTGGTTTGCTTATGAGTTTGAAGCATTTCCTTTACCTGATAAAGTGAATCCCACAGAATTTCTCATCAATCATTCAGAATTACCTTTGATTGACCCAAATAGCGAGCTTAATTTTCCTGAGCCAGAGATCGATCGACAGCTACTAAAAACCCTTAATTCTCCGCAAGTTGAAATCAGACTGTCCGACACCAGAAGCACTTTTCTTAATTGGTATTAGCCAAGTAATACTATGCCTTTTACTGCGGCATAGCAGTTTTTTTCAGGTTTTAATTGCGCTGACGCGCCAGAAAAATGGTTCACAGCGCATTACTAAAATTTCCCATGTATCTCACTAATTCTCCTGAATTCTTTAACTCAAAAACTTTGCCCAAAAAACGGCTAACTGCCCAAGCACTTTCCAATTTAATCAAAAGACCTGTGTGGGATGGCAGTTACCCGCATTTTCCTTTAAAACGAACTGGCGAACTATGGCTGCAACAGTTATTTGATGGCAATTTTCCGACTATTTTATTTCTGGATTTTTCGGAAAATGTTAATTATCTGACACTTTTAAAATTGCTGGAAAAATTCCACAACAAGCAATTGAAAATAACTGTCTTAGTCTACATACCCAAAATCAATCACAGCAAAATTATACCCGCCACAATCTTTAATTTTTGTCAATTACCCTCGCGCCGTCTTAAAACAGTTTAGCTCTAAACATAGCAACCGCCAAGTCCTTATGAACTATCTGCGTCTCAATGCAGAAGATTTATTCTACCTAGAAAATTCCGGGTGTCTTTACTCTTCTGAAATCATTAGCCCAGCATCCGCTTCTGCTAGATGCTTGGGCGAACAATTTCATTTAATTATGCAGCAATCATTAATGGGTATGCCCATTGATTCATTGCTTAATAATCATTCTCAACTAAAGCAATGGTTTTCTGGGTTGCAGTTGTTAGCTCCCGAAATATGGTGTGAAGAAGCAAATACTGGGAAAAGCTATTCTCATCAGGTTGATTATTTCTATGACGATGTAATCCTCACATCTACTTTTGATCTGCTTATCTCTAAGTCTGAGCAACTTGAAATTGTCAATTGGACAACAGATACCCTTAATTTAACAGATATCCAATGGCAATGGAGAACTGGGTTGGACTTATTTCTCCTGGCACAAACTGATACTTATTTACCCGAACAAATTCAACTGACTTACTGGCTTCTTAACCATTCAACGCTTCCCATGAAATTTTCTATCCACTACTCTAATCAAGCTTTGTTAGCTTTCAAAACCAAATTAGAGCGAACTTTATCCAAACTTCCAGAGCTTTTTCCAAAAGCAGTTGTCACTAGTGGAAACAACGAGAATAACCAGCATTCCCAAAAGTCTTTATTTCCATCTACATTTGCCGATCGCTCTAGAGTCCCATCATCTCCTAAAGAATTCACATTTTCACAACCTGTTCCAGAAACCAATGAGACTATTGAAGATTCTTTGAGCCAATTTCTTTCGGGGAGATTAACAATCAAAGAATATATAGACTCCGTTCCCGAAGTAGAACTTTAGATGGCAGATAAACCATGATTTCTTTTACTCCAATTAACTACCAAAAAATTCCTTTGGGAGATGGCTGGAATTTAAATGTTCTCTCCAAATCTATCGCCACCATCACCGATCCAAAAGGTAAGAGGAAAACATCATATTTCGGTTTTGATACTAAAGAAAAAGCCTTGGAATTTATGGCACAACATCGCTCGCAAGTATCAGCAGCGATCGTTAGAGAAAGCCAACGTCTTTCCCAATATGCTTGGGAATGCAAAATTTGGCAATGTCCCACTGAACTAATTTTGTCTCAATTGAACCAACAATCACCATAATTCACTTGCTGATTTTACCATTTTTCGAGTTAACAAGGCTGTCTATAAAACAGCTTTGTTTGCTCTAATTTTTTCTCAATCCAGCGCTGACGCGCACTATAAAAGTGAATGAAAATACATTTGTACTATGAGTTCTACCGATAACGAAACTAAACTGCGTCGTGCTACCGAAAAACTAATTCGCTCAATTCGATTAGCAATCCAACAAGCTACTCCTAGTGAAGCATTAGCTATCTGGAAATTGATGAAATCTCTAGAGATTCGGCGTAATACTCCCAATCTCACTGATGCACAAGTAGAAGCTTTATTGACTATGCTTGCCAAAGAATCTGGTGCTGATATTATCGAGGCTACCCTCAATTCTAACTCTTCAATTGCCCTAACTTCTACTCCTAATCAGCTTGAAGAACCAGCACTAGCTACCTCTAACAATCGAAAGGGAAATAATCGATAATTATGACTACTACGCCCATTAAACCTGTTAAAGAAACCCTAGACGATCTAGAACAACAGTTGGAACTACTCACAGAATATCTAGAGTCGGATAACCCAGAAGAAAGAGCCATAGCATCAGCCATTTTTGAAGAGTTAGAACCTGTTCTTGAACATAAAATTGATAGCTATGTCGCTCAGATTAATTGTCTCAAAGCTAATCGAGAATTTCGACAGTCAGAATCTCAACGTATTGCTGGTTTAGCTAAACAAGATTCAACAGCGATATCATGGCTGACAGAGAAACTTTTGGGATTCATGGAACGCCGCGTCGAACAGTTAGGTGAACGCGGACGCAAGCTAGAGGGAAAACTGAGCAAAGTATCTCTTTGTCAGAATGGTGGAAAACCTCAAGTTTGGATTAACCCAGAACTAAAACCTGAAGAATTTCCTCATACATATCTCAAACTTGTTCCTACTTTGGATACGGAACTTATAAGGGAAGATGCGATCGCTTCTGTTACGGGAGAAATCCATGATAATAACGGTCGTTTGATTGCCAAATTAATGCCTAGAGGTAAGCATCTTCGCCTTAGTTAAGTTTTACCAACCTTGCTCTTAATTCACTTTGTCCAGGCTTACAATAAGTCTGGGCATTTTCTATATCTATGTCTCCGAAATTCTTTCCGGTATTAGGAAAGTCAGATACTTTATCCATTGCGGGAAACAAACAAGGAATTTGGGAATTTCTTGAGCCTCAAAATCAACCTGGTGGCTGGTTAATTTCTTTATCCAATAAGCCAACTCTTTTTCCCAATTCAGTACCAATTTTTTGGGATTGTAGCGCGATTCGTTATAGTCACCTTAATTTCCCGCAAATTAGAAATTCCTTAATAACTCCTTTGTTCTGTATCAACCAATATCTCAGCCTCAAAGCTAAATCTGGAGATTTTATCACCTGTCCTGACCACATACTACTACCAAATAGCAATTTAGAATTTCGCCGCCAATTTAACTTCAACTCTGCTAAACAATTCCTACTTTTAGCTAAAATACATTTACCTTGGTGCCTACCTTTGGCTACAATTCATGGTCTAACCATTGAGGAAAAAGTTAAGAATGCAGTGAGGCTATACGAACTAGGATATCGTATGTTTGCTATTGGTTCGTTGGCTATTAATGCTAGCCAAAAACAGCCAAATATTACAGCTATTCAAGCTATCCGAGCCACCTTACCTCCTAGTTGTTATCTCCATATTTTTGGGTTATCTTCTC from the Phormidium ambiguum IAM M-71 genome contains:
- a CDS encoding siphovirus Gp157 family protein; its protein translation is MTTTPIKPVKETLDDLEQQLELLTEYLESDNPEERAIASAIFEELEPVLEHKIDSYVAQINCLKANREFRQSESQRIAGLAKQDSTAISWLTEKLLGFMERRVEQLGERGRKLEGKLSKVSLCQNGGKPQVWINPELKPEEFPHTYLKLVPTLDTELIREDAIASVTGEIHDNNGRLIAKLMPRGKHLRLS